The Candidatus Zixiibacteriota bacterium genome includes the window TCACTAATGTCGTATAGTCCGGAATTGAGCCAATAAAATTTTCAATCAGCTTCAACCCCTTGGGGGATACTTTGTCAATACCGCGCAATAGGACCACTCGCAATGGCGACCCGAATGGCGGTGATGAAGCCGCATTAATCAGTAAAGCGGCATCAAGCCCCCGGCCCTCGAAATTATCGAAATCAAATTCCTCGAAGCCTTTCGTTATAACAGAATTGACAAGATCATGAGTTTTTTTCATCATGGAATATCTGTCAGCCCCATAGAAAAAATAGTAGCGGCTTATTTTTGATAGTAGTGTCATTTTATTACCTATATCCTATTATCAAGCGCAGGGATGTTATGTATAATACCTCTGTAAGTCAAATTGTCGGATTTCTCCCTTCGGTCGGAACCTGACCTACTTATAAAATTAATGCTTTCAACCCTACAGTAGGGCAGGTCTCTCCGAGACCTGCCTATCCGGCACGTCTATATATAAAATTACTCTCTATAATCAACATCAAATTTAATTTCATCCATCACTGTCCTACTTTCTGACACAACATTTATAACTTTAGTTCGGTTTCCCTTAGGCAGGAGTCGGTCGCCGCGGCGACCTGCCCTACAATATTTTATTATCAAGCACAGGGGTGTTATGTACAACACCTCTGCAAGTTTATCCATCCGTACTCTTGTTGCCAAGCGCCGCTTGGTAACAAGAGGGCGTATGCAATACGTCCCTACGGGTTACTAATATCTAATAAAAATATAGCATATTAATAGAATTTTCATAGCAAAAAAAAAACGGGGTTTGAAGCTGTGTTAACCGCAAACCCCGCTTTATTAAGCATCAGACCATATAAATGGTCTTAACGTACCATAGTCAAAACACAATTTCTATTTCAACAAAACCATTCTCTGTGTTGATGATTTTTCGGCGGTTGTAAGTTTATAGAAATAAACTCCGCTGGCTGCATTATTGCCATTATTATTATTGCCATCCCAAATCACCTGATGGTTTCCGGCAGACAATCTGCTGTTAACAAGGGTATTCACTAATTTGCCCGTAATATCATAAACCTCCAGCTTGATATCGCCCGGAGAAGCAAGCGAGAAAGCAATGGCGGTTTGAGCATTAAACGGATTTGGATAATTTTGCTGAAGAGTAAATTCTGATGGTATTGCATTATCCTCAGTGATATCGTTTTGCTCGGTAACAACAACTTCGATTCTGTTGGAAAATCCCGACCATTGATTTTCAGCATCTTTCGCTTTTGCCTGATAATAATATGAGCCATTATTGCGGCCTTCGATTAAATATGAATTGCCGGTTATATCTGATGAAATAACGAGAATTTCGCTAAACCCTTCAATCGGGTAAACATCATCTATATACATGCCGGAATTGTTCACCCAAGAATCCGTATGATAAGAAAATTTTATCAAAACAACCATGCCGATAAAATCATCTAAGGGAAATTTTGCCTCAATCCAGCCGCCCGATGTGCCGGTAATGCCGTTGCCGCGATTATTGCCGTTCGGATCATCGTTAGTGGTGATATTGCCCGGAATCGTTGAGAATGTTTGCCCGCCATCCGAGGACAATTCGACATAGCCGTAATCGTAATCATTTTCAATATCATACCAAGTATAAAATATAAGAGAATCGTCCTCCGCCACTGTAAACGATTCAGCCATCAAAGCTTCACTATGCAGGTTGTTATAACTGCCGGAAAACAGGCTGTGGTTGGCTGAATGGTATTGGTTTGTGCTTAATATAAAATCATCAAGCAGCCAATTGTCAGTCCCTGATTCAAGGTCATCCTCATATCTGGAAAAACCGGTTTTTTCCACCAGTTCATAAGCGACTGCGGGATTATGTTCATCTGTATGAGTCCAACTTACCGTAAAGCTATCTGTATCTACTTCGCCAATCGGGTTCAAAACAGGCGGTTCCGGCGGGGCAATCGACATGATATTGCCGCCAATTTGGGATATATAAACAGCCAAGGGAAACATCTGCTCGTTTAATTGGGATATGCGATAGGGCGATGGCCAGAAGCCATCATTATTGCTGCCGGTTTCTGTAACACAGGTAAATATCTGATGTTCGCCATACTGCCAGTCGCAGGCATCACCGTTTGTGTTGTATAACAAACTCCAGGGTGTACCGGCTTGGTAGCCGGTTAATGACTCAGCGGCATCGCCTAAAACTTGAAAAATATCCTGATCCGGCGTATAGATGTCTTCATAACCGTAAGGATACAGGAAAAGGTTGCTATAAGTATGCGCATTAAGAATCAACTGGAAATCCCTTGACTCGATAAAATCCCTGACTGCTTGTGTTTCAGGTTCCGAGAATGCCTCTGGACCGCGGTAGGTTTCATCGCTTTGATAAGGAGATGAACCATTATCATCATAGCCCCACATATAACCCCAGTTGCGGTTTAAATCGACTCCGTAGCCTCCCGGACGGCGATTTTTACGCCACATGCCGCCGCCATTAGGCGCAATCTGCTCGTTATATACATAGCCATCGGGATTAAAAACCGGCAGGAAATATAGTTCTCTTTCATTGATAATTGCAGTTGCCAAAGAATCCATACCGTAGTTGGTAAGAAGCCAATCTATATAATGATTTTGCCATGACCAACTGGCAGGTTCGCGGGCATGAATAAGCGAATTGTAAAAAATCTCCGGCTCGTCTTCATCGATATCGACATTATCGGAAATCTTGTAAACCCATAAAACTCTGCCCTCCCATGAGGTGCCAATTGAATCGCGGGCGGAAACTAATGTTGGAAACCTGTCATGAATCGCATCCATCGAATCGATGATTTCAGAGAATGTCAGAAACCCGCCCATTGTCAACGTTAATGGATTGCGGCTTTGATAAAACCTGACCAGATCTTCATGAACAATCTGATAATGAAGCCCGGCATTGACAATACCAGTTAAATCCTCTGAATATGCCGCAATATCAGCAAAATCCTCGCCGATATAGGTAATATCAAGGCGAAGCGACTCAAGCGTTTCAATATCGGATTTCTCTACCAAATCGACCCGCACCAACATCGGGTTTTCGGAGGCAATCGCAAATGATGTAAATAATGTCATCACCGTTACCAACAATAACATGTTAAACCTGTCCATATATTATCTCCTATCTGATTTATACATAAAAAGTTACTCCCATACCTTCAGTTTTAAATGCCGCTACTGTTTAAATAAAACAATAACCCACATTAAATAGTTGCAAAATATAAGCCAAGCAGGGCAAAAACATAGATAAAAATAGGAAATAGCAGATAATTATAATACCATTCCATCCTGAGCCATGTTCTCATCTGTGGGAATCCAATCAAGGATATATGGTATTTTTTCTTTATAGCTTTGAGCCAAATTACAGAATGGTTCTAATTCGCTGGAAGGAGATATCTCGGAATTAACCTGGTTGATAATTTCAAAATTATTGCCGAAAATCTCAAGCCTTCTGTCTTTAAAAAGATGGAAATTAAGTTCTACAAACTCGAGTAATGCTAAAAGACTGGCATATTCACACTCATCCAAATCGCCTTTAAATTGACCGCGAAATTTTATTCCCAATTCGGGGATAATAAAGCTAACGAAGCCGTTAAATTTTTTATCCGCCTCATTTGGTCTGGTAAAACCCTGATAATAACATTTCATAATAATCGCCTCCTATGCCAAATTATTTTTTGTATTCTATTTCAGCAAAAGCTATGCCTTTTATACTTTCTTGATTTAAACTGCAATCAGTTGTTGCCCTGGCTTTAAGTGATTTGTGCAACTCAATGAAAAACAGGGTTTTATGGTTGGATGTTGACAGAATAAGCGTTTAATAGTTATAATTATTTACATTAGCCATAACATAGAATAATTGACATCCCTATAAATGCGAAAATGTTTGCACATATAAAGCATTGATAAAATTGTAACATCAAAGATAACTCCGATACAATTTAGCTTGATAAACGATTTTTG containing:
- a CDS encoding immune inhibitor A, translating into MDRFNMLLLVTVMTLFTSFAIASENPMLVRVDLVEKSDIETLESLRLDITYIGEDFADIAAYSEDLTGIVNAGLHYQIVHEDLVRFYQSRNPLTLTMGGFLTFSEIIDSMDAIHDRFPTLVSARDSIGTSWEGRVLWVYKISDNVDIDEDEPEIFYNSLIHAREPASWSWQNHYIDWLLTNYGMDSLATAIINERELYFLPVFNPDGYVYNEQIAPNGGGMWRKNRRPGGYGVDLNRNWGYMWGYDDNGSSPYQSDETYRGPEAFSEPETQAVRDFIESRDFQLILNAHTYSNLFLYPYGYEDIYTPDQDIFQVLGDAAESLTGYQAGTPWSLLYNTNGDACDWQYGEHQIFTCVTETGSNNDGFWPSPYRISQLNEQMFPLAVYISQIGGNIMSIAPPEPPVLNPIGEVDTDSFTVSWTHTDEHNPAVAYELVEKTGFSRYEDDLESGTDNWLLDDFILSTNQYHSANHSLFSGSYNNLHSEALMAESFTVAEDDSLIFYTWYDIENDYDYGYVELSSDGGQTFSTIPGNITTNDDPNGNNRGNGITGTSGGWIEAKFPLDDFIGMVVLIKFSYHTDSWVNNSGMYIDDVYPIEGFSEILVISSDITGNSYLIEGRNNGSYYYQAKAKDAENQWSGFSNRIEVVVTEQNDITEDNAIPSEFTLQQNYPNPFNAQTAIAFSLASPGDIKLEVYDITGKLVNTLVNSRLSAGNHQVIWDGNNNNGNNAASGVYFYKLTTAEKSSTQRMVLLK